The Parabacteroides timonensis sequence TTGACAATCGGATGGGCTACGGTCAGATAAGCTTTGATCATCAAACCGGTGACTCCGACGATAATGAGAAAGAATAAAGTCAGCTTTGTTTCTTTCCAGTGGTTGGTTATCCATTGGGGAAACCAGTGGAAGAAACGGTTTGACAACCGGATCACTTCCAGTGTCAGGAGCGAAAGTGTGATGTATATGGAGGCAATATACCAACTGTTACAGATATATTGTATGGTGGTCATTATGTTATCCGGCAGCTCGTTGCGGAAAATAAAACCAAAGAAATAGAGAGCCAGTTCAAGAATGAAGAACAACGCATAAGGAATACGCCAGCTTTTCTTTGCCGGTATTGCCTGGTATCCCCGCCAGAAGATATAGGGATTCAGCAACAATTGTGCTACAATTGATTGAATAAAGACTTTCATACCTTGTTTCTCTTACTTGAACGTGATATTGAATACCACCATTTCACTGTTTGTCCCGATACGGAAAGGGGGACCCCATAACGATAATCCTGAAGATACATAAACATGGCTGTTACCCCACTGTTTGTATCCGTAGCTTTGTTCGAACAAATGGTCTGTCACCAGACTCATCGGCCAGATCTGTCCGCGGTGCGTATGTCCGCTGAATTGCAGGTCGATACCAGTCTTTGCTGTTTCCTGCAGGTCATACGGTTGATGATCTAAAAGGATAACAGGTTTGGAGGGATCAATGTTTTGTGCCAGTGCCTGAAGGGATAACCGGGAAGGGTTATGGCGGTCGTCACGGCCGGCCAGTTGAAGCCCGTTGGGAAGAGTAACAACCGTATCACGTAACAACCGGATGGGAGTAGACTGGATAAAGTCGACGCTTTTCTTTATTCCACTGATATATTCGTGGTTACCGGGTACCATGTAAATGCCTTGCGGCGCCTTCAGTTGCGATAACTCTTCCTGCATATTTTCAGCATAAAGAGGGGTGACACTGTTATCGATCAAGTCCCCTCCGATAAGAATCAGATCCGGCTGCTGGGCATTAATCATATTCACATATTTCTTCAACTGTGTCTTGTTTGTTCCATATCCCAGATGAACATCACTGATAGCGACCACCTTCATTGCCTGTTGATTACTGTTGGCAGACTTGTTGATAACTATGTTGATAACTTCTGTATTAGGGTGTTGATAATGATAATACCCATAGCTTAACAAGCAGAGTGTCAGTAGGAAAGATATGTAAAATCCATATTTAAAACTCCCGTTGAAAAGTTTGAATAGATCAAACGCTATCAACGAGAGTACCATATACAATGTGAAAACAAGCCATCCCGTCCCGATCTCATGAATCGTATGAGCCAATACATCCGGATATTTAATATTCCTTGCCAGCATGCTGACAACAAATGAAAGCGCACAGCTCCAGAATAATACTGTCAGGAGCACCTTTACTCCGAAAGGCTGAGCAACAAGTGCCTGCGCTCCTCTGATAAATATATAGATATTTCCGGCAAAATAAGCGCAGAAGATGGCAATGAAAATTATAGGCATTTTGTCAAATTTTCGGCAAAGATAATGCAAACCGAGAGCAGAATAAAATGAACTTGTTCATTTTTTATGCCAAGGTGCAGCTTCTCTTCGCTTTTTCAGCAAAGATAGCGAACGCGTATTGATTCTGCAAATGGTCTTATTTTGGATATCCTACCGGATTATTCATCATTAACACCTGGCTGTCGGATAGCTTGAGTATCTTCTTCAGTGCGTTTTGATCCATCGATGCACGAGGTACAGTTGAAAGGCCTATGCCGGCACAACAGAGGTTAATGTTCTGCGACACAATGCCTGCGTCCATCGCTGCCATTAACTTAGTCTGGTCGGAAACATTTCCGAAGCGCGACAGGTCGGATACGAGAACAAGGCAAAGCGGAGCATCCTTCACGAAATCCTGTCCTCCTCCAACAGCGGCGCGATGGTCGCCTTTAGCTATGGGATTCAATGCGTGTGCTTTTGCATCATATAGATAAGCACCCTCTTTCATAATTACATAAACATCAATGTCCTGTTTATTCAGTGCCGAAGGAGCGGTACGTTTCCCGTCTGTACGGTTAATGCCGTTAGCAGCCCACAACAAGTCTGAAAGGTCTTGAATGTTTATATCCTTTGCTGCATATTCACGGTCGGAATGACGATCGGAAAATGCTTTCATAACAGCTGTTCCACGAGCTTTGTCGGGAGCATTGAGCTTGATAACTTTTAGTTCCTGTGCATTCATTGCGGTAATAAATAATAAAGCGGTTAAAATCAATGAAATCTGTCTCATATCTATATTTATTAATAGTAAGTCTTACAAATTTAAAAGAAATTCATCTAATCAAACAGCAAAATACATCTTTTACATTTCTTTAATCTCGCTAAGTACGAAAGGTTCGTAGATTCTTTTACATTTGCAACGGATTTACAGTAAATAATAACGATTTATATAAAAGATCAATCGATAACTTCTAAATTCTTTAAATTTGATGAAAGAAAAACTGCTCTACTTATTGTTGGTGTTGATGATGGCTACGCCTTTGTGTGCGCAGAACCAAAATGCCGCTGATTACACGATCAAGGGACAGGTCGTTGATTCCCTGTCTAATGAAACAGTTCCTTATGCCACATTGAGCATCGCTTTGGCAAACGCTCCGCAGAATGCGATCAAACTGTTGGCTTGTGATGATGACGGAAAGTTTACTACTACACTGAAGCAACCAGGCAAGTATGTTATGTCTATGCAGTCGTTAGGAAAAGTCCCTGCCGTGAAACGTTTTACCTTGTCCGAAGGCAAGAAGAGCCTGGATTTAGGCAAATTATTTATGAATGACGATACCCAGCAACTGAATGAGGTGACTGTTGTTGCCCAGAAGCCATTGGTGACGGTGGAAGTCGATAAAATAACTTATAGCCTGGATGACGATCCGGAAGCCAAGACCAATAATGCCTTGGAAATGTTCCGGAAAGTCCCGATGATTACTGTCGATGGTGAGGACAAGATCCAGTTGAAAGGTTCATCCAACTATAAAATATATATGAATGGTAAGCCTTCCAACCTGCTGAGTGGTGAGAATGCTTCCGACGTATTGAAAAGTATGCCGGCAAGCTCTATCAAAAATATTGAGGTGATAACCGATCCGGGTTCCAAATATGATGCAGAAGGTGTTGGTGGTATTATCAATATTATTACATCAAAAAATGCTATGCAGGGATATACAGGTACGGTGCGTGCCAATGCCAGTTCATTGGGTAGTTTTGGTGGCGGTGGATATGTATCTTTGAAAGTCGGTAACCTGGGTCTTACTGCAAACTATGGCTATAATAATCGTAATTCGCCATGGAATGATTCTCATAGCGAACGCGAGACATATAAAGATTGGCTGGCCGAAGATAAGCCCACTAAACTGATTGAAGATGGACGTGCCAAAAATAAGGGACCATTCCAATACGGTTATCTGGAAGCTAGTTATGAAATAGATACCCTGAATTTGATCAGCGTAGGTGCTAATTTGTTTAGAGGGAAAAACAAAAGCTTTTCGGAACTGGATGCCGTTTTGAATCCGTTGGGAGGTAATGTTAGTGAACCGGTGGTGCCGATTTATAGCTTCCATCGTAACAGTAATTCCGAAAGCACTTTCGGTTCGACAGACGTGAATGTCGATTATCAGCACTCAACCAGTAAAAAAGATGAGTTACTGACAGTTTCCTATCGTTTTAGTCAGTCGCCGAATGATAACGAAAGCCGTACGGAACTTTCGGATGTTGTTACCTATTATTTGGAAGAAGATTATCCGAAGTGGAATATCAACGATGCATCGACTATTGAACATACGGGTCAGGTGGATTATACTACTCCTCTTTTTGAAAAACAAACACTTGAAGCCGGTGTGAAATATATCAACCGTCAGAATAAGAGTAACACGCTGGAGCAGATCTATGACGATGCGACCGACATTTGGGTGGATCAGAAGAAAGACAATAGCAAGTTCCGTCATACACAACATATTTATTCTGCTTATCTGGGTTATTTGATACGTCTGAATAAATTTGGTATCAAAGCCGGATTACGTGGAGAAGGAACGAGTTTGAATGCCAAGTACGCATTGAAGCCGGCTCTCGATTTCAGTTCAGATTATTTTGATCTGGTTCCGAATGCCACCCTGACGTATCAGCTGGATATGTCGACCCAGATCCGTTTAGGATATAATATGCGTATCCAGCGACCGGGTATCTGGTATCTAAACCCATATATAAACGATTCTAATCCACAGAATATATCTCAGGGTAATCCTAATCTGGAATCGGAAAAGAGTAATAATGTCAACTTGAACTTTAGTAAGTTTACTCAGAAGTTCAGTATCAATGCCAGCTTAAGTTATACTTTTGTTAATAATCCGATTGAAAGTTATTCATTCGTGGCTGATTTCCCATCTGACGATCCCCGTTCACAATACAATGGTGCAAAATGGAATACGTATGATAATATCGGGAAAAAGCAGCAGGTGGGTATGTTCTTGTACGGTAACTGGTCGCCAAATACTTGGTTCCGTATCTATATGAATGGTGGTATCGATTATACAGATTTGAAAGCTCCTTCTTTGAATCTCGAAAAAGATGGTGTCAGCGGACGTATCTTTGCCGGAACGCAGTTTACGTTACCAAAAGACTTCCGTATTAATTTGCATGGAGGTTACTTCAGTCCGTGGATACAATTACAAAGTAAAATGTCTCCATTCTATTTTGCAGGTCTGAATGTCAGCAAGGATTTCCTGAAAAAGAAATTATCTGTTTCTGTGGGGGCAAATAACCCATTCTGGAAGACTATGAAGATGAAAACAACAACGAACAGTGCTGATTTCCATGATGTATCAACCAACTGGCGTAGTGCCCGTGAATTCCGTTTCAGCATCTCATACCGTTTCGGTACGATGAAAGGACAGATTAAGAAAGTGAAACGTGGTATCAGTAATGATGACTCGAAAGGTGGTGGTGAAAATAACCAGGGAGGTGGCGAACAGGCTATGTAATTATCAATGATAAATAGAGTAAGGTCCGGGTAGAAATATCCGGACTTTTTTGTTTTTGGACAAAAAAGTACCTTTTCTTAGACAAAAAGTGTCTTTCATCCTAAAAGTATCGTTTTATCTTTGCTCTCAGAATAAAGAAAGAAATAACATGAAACACATTCTTATTGGTTTACTATTGGTTCTTTGCAGTACATTAACCTTTGCTTCCCGCAAAGAGATACTTTTAAATAACGACTGGAACTTCCGTTTCTCGCATCAGGTGCAGCGCAACAGTGGCCAGCGGGTCGATCTCCCTCATACCTGGAATAGCGGTGATGCCCTTATCGGAACACAGGATTATTACCGGGGTATGGGAAATTACGATAAAAAGCTTTTTATTAAGCCCGAATGGGAGGGCAAACGTCTGTTTCTCCGTTTTGAAGGCGTCAATACGATTGCTACTGTTTTCGTTAATTCAGTTTGTTTGGGGGAACATCGTGGTGGTTATGGTGCTTTTGTGTTTGAGATAACCGATCATGTAAAATATGGGGCTGAAAACGAAATCCTCGTGAAAGTAAACAATGCCTTGCAACTGGATATTATGCCATTAGTAGGCGATTTCAATTTCTACGGAGGTATCTATCGTGATGTAAACCTGATTATCACCGATCCCGTAAATATATCGCTGACCGATTATGCTTCTCCGGGTGTTTATCTTATACAGAATAATGTCACGAAGGAACAGGCAGAAGTGCGGGCGAAAGTCCTGCTGTCGAACAGTTCGTCGGTCGACACACCGGTAAAAGTAAATGTAAAGATACTGGATGGCGATAAAATTGTGCAGCAACAGGATATGAACGTAACAGTAGGAGCCAACCAGATACATACGACCGGTTTCGACTTTACCATAAAGAATCCCCACCTGTGGAACGGTCGGAAAGATCCGTTCATGTATCGTACGGAAGTAACTTTGATGGCTGACGGAAAACAGATCGACAAGGTAGTACAGCTGCTTGGTCTGCGTTTCTATCATGTGGATGCGGAAAAAGGTTTCTTCCTAAATGGAGAACATTTGAAACTGCATGGCGTATGTCGTCATCAGGATCGTGCCGAAAGAGGGAATGCTCTGTATAAGGAACATCATGAAGAGGATGCTGCAATTATCGCTGAAATGGGAACCAACGCTATTCGGTTGGCACATTATCCGCAGGCTACTTATTTCTATAATCTGATGGATAAATATGGTATCGTAACCTGGGCGGAAATACCGTTTATCGGTCCGGGCGGTTATCTTGACAGAGGTTATAACGATCTGCCTGCTTTTCGTGCAAACGGTAAAGAACAGTTGAAGGAACTGATCCGTCAGCATTATAACCACCCTTCGATCTGTTTCTGGGGAT is a genomic window containing:
- a CDS encoding outer membrane beta-barrel family protein — translated: MKEKLLYLLLVLMMATPLCAQNQNAADYTIKGQVVDSLSNETVPYATLSIALANAPQNAIKLLACDDDGKFTTTLKQPGKYVMSMQSLGKVPAVKRFTLSEGKKSLDLGKLFMNDDTQQLNEVTVVAQKPLVTVEVDKITYSLDDDPEAKTNNALEMFRKVPMITVDGEDKIQLKGSSNYKIYMNGKPSNLLSGENASDVLKSMPASSIKNIEVITDPGSKYDAEGVGGIINIITSKNAMQGYTGTVRANASSLGSFGGGGYVSLKVGNLGLTANYGYNNRNSPWNDSHSERETYKDWLAEDKPTKLIEDGRAKNKGPFQYGYLEASYEIDTLNLISVGANLFRGKNKSFSELDAVLNPLGGNVSEPVVPIYSFHRNSNSESTFGSTDVNVDYQHSTSKKDELLTVSYRFSQSPNDNESRTELSDVVTYYLEEDYPKWNINDASTIEHTGQVDYTTPLFEKQTLEAGVKYINRQNKSNTLEQIYDDATDIWVDQKKDNSKFRHTQHIYSAYLGYLIRLNKFGIKAGLRGEGTSLNAKYALKPALDFSSDYFDLVPNATLTYQLDMSTQIRLGYNMRIQRPGIWYLNPYINDSNPQNISQGNPNLESEKSNNVNLNFSKFTQKFSINASLSYTFVNNPIESYSFVADFPSDDPRSQYNGAKWNTYDNIGKKQQVGMFLYGNWSPNTWFRIYMNGGIDYTDLKAPSLNLEKDGVSGRIFAGTQFTLPKDFRINLHGGYFSPWIQLQSKMSPFYFAGLNVSKDFLKKKLSVSVGANNPFWKTMKMKTTTNSADFHDVSTNWRSAREFRFSISYRFGTMKGQIKKVKRGISNDDSKGGGENNQGGGEQAM
- the lacZ4 gene encoding beta-glucuronidase LacZ4, producing MKHILIGLLLVLCSTLTFASRKEILLNNDWNFRFSHQVQRNSGQRVDLPHTWNSGDALIGTQDYYRGMGNYDKKLFIKPEWEGKRLFLRFEGVNTIATVFVNSVCLGEHRGGYGAFVFEITDHVKYGAENEILVKVNNALQLDIMPLVGDFNFYGGIYRDVNLIITDPVNISLTDYASPGVYLIQNNVTKEQAEVRAKVLLSNSSSVDTPVKVNVKILDGDKIVQQQDMNVTVGANQIHTTGFDFTIKNPHLWNGRKDPFMYRTEVTLMADGKQIDKVVQLLGLRFYHVDAEKGFFLNGEHLKLHGVCRHQDRAERGNALYKEHHEEDAAIIAEMGTNAIRLAHYPQATYFYNLMDKYGIVTWAEIPFIGPGGYLDRGYNDLPAFRANGKEQLKELIRQHYNHPSICFWGLFNELKTIGDNPIEYIKELNELAHQEDPTRPTTAASFLSYDSDISKITDVIAWNQYFGWYGGSPSDMGKWLDANHKAHPEYKIAISEYGAGASIYHQQDSVKPGEASGWWHPENFQTFYHQGNWEAIAERPFVWGSFIWNLFDFGAAHRTEGDRPGINDKGLVTFDRKVKKDAFYYYKANWNKDDKFVYIANRRHRDRTTRVTDIMVFSNLPEVELFVNGKSVGKQTPDNYATFVWKGVSLADGENTVEAHAVQKKNSMSDQVVWTCK
- a CDS encoding SagB/ThcOx family dehydrogenase, producing MRQISLILTALLFITAMNAQELKVIKLNAPDKARGTAVMKAFSDRHSDREYAAKDINIQDLSDLLWAANGINRTDGKRTAPSALNKQDIDVYVIMKEGAYLYDAKAHALNPIAKGDHRAAVGGGQDFVKDAPLCLVLVSDLSRFGNVSDQTKLMAAMDAGIVSQNINLCCAGIGLSTVPRASMDQNALKKILKLSDSQVLMMNNPVGYPK
- a CDS encoding metallophosphoesterase, which codes for MPIIFIAIFCAYFAGNIYIFIRGAQALVAQPFGVKVLLTVLFWSCALSFVVSMLARNIKYPDVLAHTIHEIGTGWLVFTLYMVLSLIAFDLFKLFNGSFKYGFYISFLLTLCLLSYGYYHYQHPNTEVINIVINKSANSNQQAMKVVAISDVHLGYGTNKTQLKKYVNMINAQQPDLILIGGDLIDNSVTPLYAENMQEELSQLKAPQGIYMVPGNHEYISGIKKSVDFIQSTPIRLLRDTVVTLPNGLQLAGRDDRHNPSRLSLQALAQNIDPSKPVILLDHQPYDLQETAKTGIDLQFSGHTHRGQIWPMSLVTDHLFEQSYGYKQWGNSHVYVSSGLSLWGPPFRIGTNSEMVVFNITFK